Proteins from a single region of Neodiprion virginianus isolate iyNeoVirg1 chromosome 4, iyNeoVirg1.1, whole genome shotgun sequence:
- the LOC124303419 gene encoding uncharacterized protein LOC124303419 isoform X1 has product MRMPRENVTESVDPGIVPSSEDTANRCASIDRARMKPSTSFDSDNSSRRRNSSRSSPESSDSEQTSSDDEYDSENEELSDNTQVSGMTKGLKGLNLNSARTSTKENAPSDGASDSESDSSGDEIVARGPNIPRRASKKRSEPYHPNDRGRIEGNYQSTLNLHDHTLQEAVNSVYKSDPVLFDGLVAKLLCETNSIEAFGNDYNWTPGNLSRNMATVPDIHIEQSSPNNFSLTPFQWEGFPLSPSTSQICDTPNHSPEGSSSHWNPDESTQYLFHNSPKNNMLTSCSDKWLPNGNSVETQSNSSGKQFFIDSPGSDYQLESQVLTDFIDAETFRNLPPYNALPSPSPIMADNTSIETKVLNCDFGNNENTIGIYHQVPNISSSPTSSDTNGSLPSPIHNQTTLKQISMTGTNGGAVTYSTNQQCEIRFDSDNTWNSTKSMRSKNLPPTKSSQTVPRTEGIFQTPRKPAKFRATTATRKEPDYVACLKTPTIPGCDSLMENVSNSAASEAASEMMDWKESYNAAGDSTLMALIRNLKPDSKPRIVALVRKMKTRPETFSYKNRFGHDALYLAAIFHPELPELSRFIAEAWIQSITNSTIPVDIQPTRYDTHDSDTLLHLLAAKGDSHANILKELMSVGSSMFDVSAINIKGKIPLHVAVECHSEEKSTVEICRLLYKPDFYCDIEHITLEMLKKQKLIEVILGECGSNTSSTGN; this is encoded by the exons ATGAG AATGCCGCGTGAAAACGTAACAGAGTCCGTGGACCCAGGAATCGTTCCATCGTCAGAGGATACGGCTAATCGTTGTGCGAGCATCGACAGGGCACGAATGAAGCCGTCAACGTCATTTGATTCGGACAACTCGTCTCGAAGACGCAACTCCTCGAGATCATCGCCGGAAAGTTCTGACTCCGAGCAGACGTCGTCCGACGATGAGTACGACAGTGAAAATGAGGAGTTGAGTGACAACACGCAAGTCTCAGGCATGACAAAGGGGTTGAAGGGGCTCAATCTGAATTCTGCGAGAACGAGCACCAAGGAGAATGCACCGAGCGACGGTGCATCCGATTCTGAATCAGATTCAAGTGGGGATGAAATCGTGGCGCGAGGTCCGAACATTCCTCGTCGTGCAAGCAAGAAGCGCTCAGAACCCTACCATCCGAACGACCGTGGAAGAATCGAAGGAAATTACCAGTCAACCTTAAATCTACACGACCATACTTTGCAAGAAGCGGTCAACTCGGTATACAAATCGGATCCAGTGCTTTTCGATGGACTGGTGGCTAAACTG CTCTGTGAAACAAATTCCATTGAAGCGTTTGGAAATGACTACAATTGGACTCCGGGCAACTTATCGAGAAACATGGCTACAGTTCCAGATATACACATTGAGCAATCAAGCCCAAATAACTTCTCGCTTACG cCTTTTCAGTGGGAGGGGTTTCCCTTATCACCATCGACATCGCAAATTTGCGACACCCCGAATCATAGTCCAGAAGGAAGTTCTAGCCACTGGAACCCGGACGAAAGCACCCAATATTTGTTCCATAACTCGCCAAAAAATAACATGCTCACTAGCTGTAGTGATAAATGGCTTCCGAATGGTAATAGCGTAGAAACGCAGAGCAATTCATCagggaaacaatttttcatcgactCCCCAGGCTCTGATTACCAACTAGAGTCACAGGTACTTACCGATTTTATCGACGCGGAAACCTTCCGGAACTTGCCCCCATATAACGCCTTGCCGTCGCCGAGTCCGATAATGGCCGATAATACCTCTATTGAAACCAAAGTTTTAAACTGCGACTTTGGCAACAACGAAAACACAATTGGAATTTACCATCAGGTACCCAACATTTCGTCTTCCCCGACAAGTTCAGATACGAACGGTTCTCTTCCATCCCCGATTCATAATCAGACAACTCTGAAACAAATCAGCATGACAGGTACCAATGGTGGAGCAGTAACATACTCCACAAATCAACAATGCGAAATCCGTTTTGACAGCGACAATACCTGGAATTCGACGAAATCCATGCGATCGAAAAATTTGCCACCTACGAAATCAAGCCAAACAGTGCCGAGGACTGAGGGTATTTTTCAAACCCCAAGGAAACCCGCGAAATTTCGAGCCACAACGGCCACACG CAAAGAGCCGGACTACGTGGCTTGCTTAAAAACACCAACAATACCAGGTTGCGACAGTCTGATGGAAAATGTAAGCAACTCTGCAGCATCTGAGGCCGCAAGTGAGATGATGGATTGGAAAGAAAGCTACAATGCCGCGGGCGACTC GACCCTAATGGCATTAATACGCAACCTGAAGCCAGATTCGAAACCCAGAATCGTAGCTTTGGTGCGAAAGATGAAAACTCGACCCGAAACTTTCAGTTATAAGAACCGATTCGGACACGATGCTCTGTACTTGGcagcaatttttcatcccgAGCTTCCGGAACTAAGTCGTTTTATAGCAGAGGCCTGGATACAGAGCATTACCAACTCGACGATACCTGTCGACATCCAGCCTACTAGATACGACACGCATGACTCG GACACGCTGCTGCATTTGTTGGCGGCTAAAGGAGACAGCCACGCGAACATTCTCAAAGAACTTATGTCGGTCGGGTCCAGTATGTTCGATGTGTCGGCGATAAACATCAAAG GGAAGATACCTCTTCATGTCGCTGTGGAATGCCACAGCGAGGAGAAATCTACCGTAGAGATATGTAGATTGCTATATAAGCCAGATTTCTATTGTGACATTGAGCATATCACATTGGAGATGTTAAAGAAGCAGAAAttaattgag GTTATTCTCGGTGAATGCGGTAGCAATACGTCCAGCACTGGTAACTAG
- the LOC124303419 gene encoding uncharacterized protein LOC124303419 isoform X2 has translation MPRENVTESVDPGIVPSSEDTANRCASIDRARMKPSTSFDSDNSSRRRNSSRSSPESSDSEQTSSDDEYDSENEELSDNTQVSGMTKGLKGLNLNSARTSTKENAPSDGASDSESDSSGDEIVARGPNIPRRASKKRSEPYHPNDRGRIEGNYQSTLNLHDHTLQEAVNSVYKSDPVLFDGLVAKLLCETNSIEAFGNDYNWTPGNLSRNMATVPDIHIEQSSPNNFSLTPFQWEGFPLSPSTSQICDTPNHSPEGSSSHWNPDESTQYLFHNSPKNNMLTSCSDKWLPNGNSVETQSNSSGKQFFIDSPGSDYQLESQVLTDFIDAETFRNLPPYNALPSPSPIMADNTSIETKVLNCDFGNNENTIGIYHQVPNISSSPTSSDTNGSLPSPIHNQTTLKQISMTGTNGGAVTYSTNQQCEIRFDSDNTWNSTKSMRSKNLPPTKSSQTVPRTEGIFQTPRKPAKFRATTATRKEPDYVACLKTPTIPGCDSLMENVSNSAASEAASEMMDWKESYNAAGDSTLMALIRNLKPDSKPRIVALVRKMKTRPETFSYKNRFGHDALYLAAIFHPELPELSRFIAEAWIQSITNSTIPVDIQPTRYDTHDSDTLLHLLAAKGDSHANILKELMSVGSSMFDVSAINIKGKIPLHVAVECHSEEKSTVEICRLLYKPDFYCDIEHITLEMLKKQKLIEVILGECGSNTSSTGN, from the exons ATGCCGCGTGAAAACGTAACAGAGTCCGTGGACCCAGGAATCGTTCCATCGTCAGAGGATACGGCTAATCGTTGTGCGAGCATCGACAGGGCACGAATGAAGCCGTCAACGTCATTTGATTCGGACAACTCGTCTCGAAGACGCAACTCCTCGAGATCATCGCCGGAAAGTTCTGACTCCGAGCAGACGTCGTCCGACGATGAGTACGACAGTGAAAATGAGGAGTTGAGTGACAACACGCAAGTCTCAGGCATGACAAAGGGGTTGAAGGGGCTCAATCTGAATTCTGCGAGAACGAGCACCAAGGAGAATGCACCGAGCGACGGTGCATCCGATTCTGAATCAGATTCAAGTGGGGATGAAATCGTGGCGCGAGGTCCGAACATTCCTCGTCGTGCAAGCAAGAAGCGCTCAGAACCCTACCATCCGAACGACCGTGGAAGAATCGAAGGAAATTACCAGTCAACCTTAAATCTACACGACCATACTTTGCAAGAAGCGGTCAACTCGGTATACAAATCGGATCCAGTGCTTTTCGATGGACTGGTGGCTAAACTG CTCTGTGAAACAAATTCCATTGAAGCGTTTGGAAATGACTACAATTGGACTCCGGGCAACTTATCGAGAAACATGGCTACAGTTCCAGATATACACATTGAGCAATCAAGCCCAAATAACTTCTCGCTTACG cCTTTTCAGTGGGAGGGGTTTCCCTTATCACCATCGACATCGCAAATTTGCGACACCCCGAATCATAGTCCAGAAGGAAGTTCTAGCCACTGGAACCCGGACGAAAGCACCCAATATTTGTTCCATAACTCGCCAAAAAATAACATGCTCACTAGCTGTAGTGATAAATGGCTTCCGAATGGTAATAGCGTAGAAACGCAGAGCAATTCATCagggaaacaatttttcatcgactCCCCAGGCTCTGATTACCAACTAGAGTCACAGGTACTTACCGATTTTATCGACGCGGAAACCTTCCGGAACTTGCCCCCATATAACGCCTTGCCGTCGCCGAGTCCGATAATGGCCGATAATACCTCTATTGAAACCAAAGTTTTAAACTGCGACTTTGGCAACAACGAAAACACAATTGGAATTTACCATCAGGTACCCAACATTTCGTCTTCCCCGACAAGTTCAGATACGAACGGTTCTCTTCCATCCCCGATTCATAATCAGACAACTCTGAAACAAATCAGCATGACAGGTACCAATGGTGGAGCAGTAACATACTCCACAAATCAACAATGCGAAATCCGTTTTGACAGCGACAATACCTGGAATTCGACGAAATCCATGCGATCGAAAAATTTGCCACCTACGAAATCAAGCCAAACAGTGCCGAGGACTGAGGGTATTTTTCAAACCCCAAGGAAACCCGCGAAATTTCGAGCCACAACGGCCACACG CAAAGAGCCGGACTACGTGGCTTGCTTAAAAACACCAACAATACCAGGTTGCGACAGTCTGATGGAAAATGTAAGCAACTCTGCAGCATCTGAGGCCGCAAGTGAGATGATGGATTGGAAAGAAAGCTACAATGCCGCGGGCGACTC GACCCTAATGGCATTAATACGCAACCTGAAGCCAGATTCGAAACCCAGAATCGTAGCTTTGGTGCGAAAGATGAAAACTCGACCCGAAACTTTCAGTTATAAGAACCGATTCGGACACGATGCTCTGTACTTGGcagcaatttttcatcccgAGCTTCCGGAACTAAGTCGTTTTATAGCAGAGGCCTGGATACAGAGCATTACCAACTCGACGATACCTGTCGACATCCAGCCTACTAGATACGACACGCATGACTCG GACACGCTGCTGCATTTGTTGGCGGCTAAAGGAGACAGCCACGCGAACATTCTCAAAGAACTTATGTCGGTCGGGTCCAGTATGTTCGATGTGTCGGCGATAAACATCAAAG GGAAGATACCTCTTCATGTCGCTGTGGAATGCCACAGCGAGGAGAAATCTACCGTAGAGATATGTAGATTGCTATATAAGCCAGATTTCTATTGTGACATTGAGCATATCACATTGGAGATGTTAAAGAAGCAGAAAttaattgag GTTATTCTCGGTGAATGCGGTAGCAATACGTCCAGCACTGGTAACTAG
- the LOC124303424 gene encoding uncharacterized protein LOC124303424 gives MKIGLTITICFTIIAGLRAEDPCDKDEKRWHYSCPADKDNDDVSMYNYCNDFDPVSVRVSSCVSVTISETGIGLENEVESLTVENVTKELQLSTIFSVQNMRLIKLLNIGNIPNITHSSFTSVNRIGQLHIENTKIEFFHETLKKINISEFILINVTIEKLHALEIFDVEGLNVTFINCRITVNGGPVQLENSKHGSIKLVNTMFEFENSGNMSLKAEYVQVLNCTFIRASVNVIGDNIDVNDVCGDKASSVTRRYTKNPENNGTKIPIRILDQPEKAKEARGAAVGISCSLSLCLVAVSYILTIRM, from the exons ATGAAGATCGGGTTAACGATAACAATTTGTTTCACGATAATTGCTGGCTTGAGAGCAGAGGATCCATGCGACAAGGATGAAAAGCGATGGCATTATAGCTGTCCGGCGGACAAG gaTAACGACGACGTTTCCATGTATAACTATTGCAATGATTTCGACCCTGTTTCGGTCCGAGTAAGTTCTTGCGTTTCCGTGACTATATCGGAAACTGGAATCGGACTGGAAAACGAGGTGGAATCCCTGACAGTGGAAAACGTGACAAAAGAATTGCAGCTCTCAACGATTTTTAGTGTACAAAATATGAGGCTCATAAAACTTTTGAACATCGGTAACATACCGAATATCACACACTCCAGTTTCACAAGTGTCAACAGAATAGGTCAACTTCATAtagaaaatacgaaaatcgaatttttccatgaaaccctaaaaaaaatcaacatcaGTGAATTTATTCTGATAAACGTGACGATCGAGAAATTGCACGCCCTAGAAATTTTCGACGTCGAGGGACTTAACGTAACGTTTATCAACTGTCGGATAACAGTCAACGGAGGTCCCGTCCAGCTCGAGAACTCTAAACATGGATCCATCAAGCTGGTAAACACAATGTTCGAGTTCGAAAATTCGGGAAACATGAGTCTGAAGGCAGAATACGTCCAGGTATTGAATTGCACGTTTATCCGCGCCTCCGTGAACGTCATCGGCGATAACATCGACGTAAATGACGTATGCGGCGACAAGGCGAGCTCGGTGACACGCCGATATACCAAAAACCCCGAGAATAATGGCACCAAAATACCTATTCGGATATTGGATCAGCCTGAAAAAGCCAAAGAAGCTAGAGGAGCAGCCGTGGGAATTAGCTGTAGCTTATCTTTATGTCTCGTAGCAGTCTCGTACATTCTTACAATTAGGATGTAA
- the LOC124303425 gene encoding afadin- and alpha-actinin-binding protein-like, which translates to MERNSDAISSLRSLRTMMAMHRESPKEAHFCTLDNLSEALSTLSEELESFGFLPTALNIDESQSLESIKSTCVKLINASWGLVHEHRMLMRVNEQASDVQHRTASDNSSLTNHVKRLKEDLEKKQYLLCESQERERRLKVKCESLSREFKHEKDEAVKLRKQLQSKDIQHAHEVKRLQQSGHKLRDQLQKSVGMYVPRDKASQNIQEEHERQLNMYKQTICRLQESNSQLLLDINDLKDALSLHSEAIDLQAEASGIWNDADI; encoded by the exons ATGGAAAGGAATTCTGATGCCATCTCATCTCTAAGGAGTCTTAGAACCATGATGGCTATGCACAGAGAATCTCCCAAGGAAGCTCATTTTTGTACTTTAGACAATTTGAGCGAGGCTCTTTCCACTCTTTCAGAG GAACTTGAGTCCTTTGGTTTTCTTCCAACTGCATTGAACATCGACGAATCTCAGTCCTTGGAATCAATAAAATCTACTTGCGTCAAACTTATAAACGCATCTTGGGGCTTAGTTCATGAACATAGGATGCTTATGAGGGTGAATGAACAAGCTAGTGATGTGCAACACAGAACAGCAAGTGATAATTCTAGTCTCACT AATCATGTTAAGCGTCTGAAAGAGGATTTGGAAAAGAAGCAGTATCTTTTATGTGAATCTCAGGAAAGGGAAAGACGACTGAAAGTCAAATGCGAATCCCTGTCTCGTGAATTCAAACACGAGAAGGACGAG GCAGTGAAATTGAGGAAACAGCTACAGTCTAAGGATATTCAGCACGCTCATGAAGTAAAACGCTTACAGCAAAGTGGCCACAAACTGCGAGATCAGCTGCAAAAATCCGTTG GAATGTATGTACCGAGGGACAAAGCATCTCAGAATATTCAAGAGGAACACGAGCGTCAGTTGAATATGTACAAACAGACAATTTGTCGCTTACAAGAAAGCAACAGCCAACTGTTGTTGGATATTAATGATTTGAAAGATGCGCTGAGCCTACATTCCGAAGCAATCGATCTACAAGCTGAGGCGTCAGGAATTTGGAACGATGCAGACATCTAG
- the LOC124303426 gene encoding uncharacterized protein LOC124303426, with protein MASSDTGGVKPFGIARRMARENERLIGMTDEERAWRNQYLKDQILHHDEPVIDDGQAFRQNLNPIRRFYRAPLDKFEDMLVKPLGSKWALTVRFMTGKFFIGVGLTYATYYYFKYNQNTWMRKGGWRVIHSRKPVLPGDPGYPQVSDRTKPSDYASRGFKDSPI; from the exons ATGGCGTCGTCAGATACTGGTGGTGTGAAGCCATTCGGTATTGCTAGGCGTATGGCACGTGAAAATGAACGTTTGATTGGTATGACAGATGAGGAAAGAGCATGGAGAAATCAGTATCTGAAAGATCAAATCTTGCATCATGATGAGCCGGTCATAGATGACGGTCAAGCGTTCAGACAAAACTTGAACCCTATAAGAAGATTTTACAGAGCGCCTCTCGACAAATTCGAGGATATGCTTGTCAAACCATTG GGTTCCAAATGGGCACTGACAGTACGTTTTATgactggaaaatttttcataggGGTTGGCCTTACATATGccacatattattatttcaaatataatcaaaat ACCTGGATGCGTAAAGGTGGCTGGAGAGTAATTCATTCAAGAAAACCTGTACTCCCTGGAGACCCAGGGTACCCTCAAGTCTCAGATCGTACGAAACCCAGTGACTATGCTAGTCGTGGATTTAAAGATTCCCCgatataa